The Candidatus Methylomirabilota bacterium genome includes a window with the following:
- a CDS encoding ABC transporter ATP-binding protein, with protein MRGVTKRFGGLVANNDISFRVGAGELVGIIGPNGAGKSTLFDLLTGFQPADAGEVLLDGRPITRLRPDQISRLGVARTFQKLKPFTQMTVLENVMVGAFQKTTDPARARLEALEALEKVGLADKAEAHARVLSTGQRKRLELARALATQPRLLLLDEVTGGVDLRSIPGLVALVRELNAAGTALVVIEHNMGVIMDVSRRIVALHLGEVIADGPPAAVGRDPRVVEAYLGQAYVR; from the coding sequence GTGCGCGGCGTCACGAAGCGATTCGGCGGCCTCGTCGCCAACAACGACATTTCCTTCCGCGTCGGCGCGGGAGAGCTGGTCGGGATCATCGGCCCCAACGGCGCCGGCAAGTCCACGCTCTTCGACCTCCTCACAGGTTTCCAGCCGGCGGACGCGGGCGAGGTCCTGCTGGACGGTCGGCCCATCACACGGCTCCGCCCCGACCAGATCAGCCGGCTCGGCGTCGCCCGCACCTTCCAGAAGCTCAAGCCCTTCACCCAGATGACCGTGCTCGAGAACGTCATGGTCGGCGCCTTCCAGAAGACAACCGATCCGGCGCGCGCCCGCCTGGAGGCGCTCGAAGCGCTCGAAAAGGTTGGGCTCGCCGACAAGGCGGAGGCGCACGCGCGCGTGCTCTCCACCGGCCAGCGCAAGCGCCTCGAGCTGGCCCGCGCGCTCGCGACCCAGCCGCGCCTCCTGCTCCTCGACGAGGTGACGGGCGGCGTGGACCTCCGGAGCATCCCGGGACTCGTCGCGCTCGTTCGCGAATTGAACGCCGCGGGCACGGCGCTGGTCGTCATCGAGCACAACATGGGCGTGATCATGGACGTCTCGCGGCGTATCGTGGCGCTCCACCTGGGCGAGGTCATCGCCGACGGGCCGCCCGCCGCCGTCGGGCGCGATCCGCGCGTGGTCGAGGCCTACCTGGGACAAGCCTATGTCCGCTGA
- a CDS encoding ABC transporter ATP-binding protein has protein sequence MSADGAGGTELEARGLDVLYGDYQILWDVSFSAARGEVVAILGPNGSGKSTLMNTLSGLVRARSGEIRLGDRRIDGLPPHKIVGLGLAHVLERRRLFPYLTVRQNLLLGAYHPRAKARREETLADVEALFPHLRERHSQIAGTLSGGEQQMVAIGRGLMARPALLMVDEPFLGLAPRVIEQIAEVLTAINRERGITVVFIEQNVELALRMAHRGYILESGRAILDGPSADLLASSEVKRIFLGH, from the coding sequence ATGTCCGCTGATGGGGCGGGCGGCACGGAGCTCGAGGCCCGCGGCCTCGACGTCCTGTACGGCGACTACCAGATACTCTGGGACGTCTCCTTCAGCGCCGCCCGGGGCGAGGTCGTGGCGATCCTCGGGCCGAACGGCTCGGGCAAGTCCACGCTCATGAACACGCTCTCAGGGCTCGTGCGGGCCCGCTCGGGCGAGATCCGCCTCGGAGACCGGCGCATCGACGGCCTGCCGCCGCATAAGATCGTGGGGCTCGGCCTCGCCCACGTGCTGGAGCGCCGCCGGCTCTTCCCGTACCTGACCGTGCGCCAGAACCTCCTGCTGGGCGCCTATCACCCGCGAGCCAAGGCGCGCCGCGAGGAAACGCTGGCCGACGTCGAGGCCCTCTTCCCGCACCTGAGAGAGCGGCACAGCCAAATCGCGGGGACGCTCTCGGGCGGCGAGCAGCAGATGGTCGCCATCGGCCGCGGACTCATGGCGCGCCCCGCGCTCCTCATGGTGGACGAGCCCTTCCTGGGGCTGGCGCCGCGCGTGATCGAGCAGATCGCGGAAGTCTTGACCGCGATCAACCGCGAGCGCGGCATCACGGTCGTCTTCATCGAGCAGAACGTAGAGCTCGCCCTCCGCATGGCCCACCGCGGCTACATCCTCGAATCGGGGCGCGCCATCCTCGATGGTCCCTCGGCCGACCTCCTGGCCTCCTCCGAGGTGAAGCGCATCTTCCTGGGCCACTAG
- a CDS encoding branched-chain amino acid ABC transporter permease codes for MTPRGLRWAGAAAALAVLVIFPQVVTKPFPRHVMITIFLYAMLAQAWNLLAGYCGQISLGHAVFFGTGAYTSTLLAKHAGLSPWGGMLAGAVLAVLLSQCIGYPVFRLRGHYFAIATIAVGEIIGTLMINWDWAGGARGLFVPIKRPDSWINFQFHESKQNYYYISLALLLLALWVTRRVERSRLGYYLRAIREDQDAAASLGIPVAAYKQRAMALSAGLTALGGSFYAQYIFFIDPDSVFPTALSILICLVAVLGGVGTLWGPLVGAAILIPLGEWTRISFGGTGKAVDLLVYGALIMLVSVIQPGGIMALAQRGRRRTG; via the coding sequence ATGACGCCGCGCGGGCTCCGCTGGGCCGGCGCCGCGGCCGCCCTCGCCGTCCTGGTCATCTTCCCCCAGGTCGTCACCAAACCCTTCCCGCGACACGTGATGATTACCATCTTCCTCTACGCCATGCTGGCCCAGGCCTGGAACCTGCTGGCGGGCTACTGCGGTCAGATCTCCCTCGGCCACGCGGTCTTCTTCGGGACGGGAGCGTATACGTCCACGCTCTTGGCGAAGCACGCTGGCCTCTCGCCGTGGGGCGGCATGCTGGCGGGCGCTGTCCTGGCTGTTCTACTCTCCCAGTGCATCGGCTACCCGGTCTTCAGGCTCCGCGGACACTACTTCGCGATCGCCACCATCGCGGTCGGCGAGATCATCGGCACGCTCATGATCAACTGGGACTGGGCCGGTGGCGCGCGCGGGCTCTTCGTCCCCATCAAGCGCCCCGACTCGTGGATCAACTTCCAGTTCCACGAGAGCAAGCAGAACTACTACTACATTTCGCTCGCGCTGCTCCTCTTGGCGCTGTGGGTCACGCGTCGGGTGGAGCGCTCGCGCCTCGGCTACTACCTGCGCGCCATACGCGAGGACCAGGACGCCGCCGCGAGTCTGGGCATCCCCGTCGCCGCCTACAAGCAGCGGGCCATGGCGCTCTCCGCGGGGCTGACGGCGCTCGGCGGATCCTTCTACGCGCAGTACATCTTCTTCATCGACCCCGATTCGGTGTTCCCGACCGCGCTGAGCATCCTGATCTGCCTCGTCGCCGTGCTGGGGGGCGTCGGCACGCTCTGGGGCCCGCTCGTGGGCGCCGCCATCCTGATCCCGCTGGGCGAGTGGACGCGCATCTCCTTCGGGGGCACCGGCAAGGCCGTGGATCTCCTCGTGTACGGCGCGCTCATCATGCTGGTCTCAGTGATCCAGCCGGGCGGCATCATGGCCCTCGCTCAACGCGGGCGCCGGCGGACCGGCTGA
- a CDS encoding branched-chain amino acid ABC transporter permease: MSVETLLQGLVGGLLMGFVYALIAAGLSLIFGLMEIVNFAHGEFLMLAMFATFWSWALLKLDPLTSLPLTVGLLFLFGLAVYHGLIRWILGAPMLAQIFATFGLAIFLRAAAQALWGVEFRLVKNPLVDGRLAVGGLFIGLPQLAASLGALAAFGFLHWFITRTETGLALQATAQDRQAASLMGIDTQRMFALGWGIGAACVGAAGALLAMFFYIFPDVGASFALLAYVTVALGGFGNVPATLAAGVVVGVVEVLAGLLIAPAFKYAVVFALYLVVVLWRPQGLFGRY, encoded by the coding sequence GTGAGCGTCGAAACGCTGCTGCAGGGGCTCGTGGGCGGGCTCCTGATGGGCTTCGTCTACGCGCTCATCGCGGCGGGGCTGTCGCTCATCTTCGGCCTCATGGAGATCGTGAACTTCGCCCACGGCGAGTTCCTGATGCTCGCCATGTTCGCCACGTTCTGGTCCTGGGCGCTCTTGAAGCTCGACCCGCTGACCTCCCTGCCGCTCACGGTCGGGCTTCTGTTTCTCTTCGGGCTCGCCGTCTACCACGGCCTGATCCGCTGGATCCTTGGCGCGCCCATGCTGGCCCAGATCTTCGCCACCTTCGGCCTCGCCATCTTCCTGCGCGCCGCGGCGCAGGCGCTCTGGGGAGTGGAGTTCCGACTGGTGAAGAACCCGCTGGTGGACGGGCGGCTCGCGGTCGGCGGCCTGTTCATCGGGCTGCCTCAGCTTGCGGCCAGTCTTGGAGCGCTCGCGGCCTTCGGCTTTCTCCACTGGTTCATCACGCGGACGGAGACAGGGTTGGCACTCCAGGCGACGGCGCAGGATCGTCAGGCGGCCTCGCTGATGGGCATCGACACCCAGCGCATGTTCGCCCTTGGCTGGGGCATCGGCGCCGCCTGCGTGGGCGCGGCGGGGGCGCTCCTCGCCATGTTCTTCTACATCTTCCCCGACGTGGGCGCGAGCTTCGCGCTGCTGGCCTACGTCACGGTGGCGCTCGGCGGCTTCGGCAACGTGCCGGCGACCCTCGCCGCGGGCGTGGTGGTCGGCGTCGTCGAGGTGCTGGCGGGCCTCCTGATCGCGCCCGCCTTCAAGTACGCCGTCGTCTTCGCCCTCTACCTCGTGGTCGTCCTCTGGCGCCCGCAAGGGCTCTTCGGCCGGTACTAG
- a CDS encoding M4 family metallopeptidase, with protein sequence MTRAFLRSNAPLLGLAGIHSHLSVQRVVHSLGATHVILQQRHRRIPIFRAYVTVHIGRDGRIYLVKNRAVPRAYLEERGRFKLSARRARSRARRAVGGGRRGVKVVGADKRWFPVEDTIRPAYRVRVHREVPREEWIVYVNAATGGVLSKYDNLASARGVARVFDPNPVVALGDWKTLLSPTGRPRRPPDRAYTKVALEGLGSGDRLDGWRVTTSPTPNRVRRADHRFLFDSVEPGFLEVMAYFHVNRGIRYLESLGYRGQRAIFRAPFPVNASGTREDNSWFSPGLKSLTFGTGGVDDAEDAEIILHEFGHALQDAICSDFGQSTQAAAMGEGFGDYLAASFFAAMKPAALRPLLMSWDSIADTDQRPPYLRRVDLPLTFESFDHGLDADEHDNGRIWSATLWDILTAVGRDVADRIIIDSHFQLDGFTTFARGARAVLDADRNLFRRRHVARLRTIFQGRGIGPVA encoded by the coding sequence GTGACGCGAGCGTTCTTGCGCTCCAATGCCCCACTGCTCGGCCTGGCAGGAATCCACTCGCACCTGAGCGTCCAGCGTGTCGTTCACAGCCTCGGGGCCACGCACGTGATCCTGCAGCAGCGGCACCGCCGCATTCCAATCTTTCGGGCGTACGTGACCGTGCACATTGGGCGCGACGGCCGCATCTACCTGGTCAAGAACCGCGCCGTGCCACGGGCATATCTCGAAGAGCGGGGCCGCTTCAAGCTGAGCGCCCGCCGTGCCCGGAGCCGCGCCCGGCGGGCCGTCGGGGGAGGGCGGCGGGGAGTCAAAGTTGTGGGCGCGGACAAGCGCTGGTTTCCCGTCGAGGACACGATCCGTCCCGCGTACCGCGTCCGGGTGCATCGCGAGGTGCCGCGCGAGGAGTGGATCGTCTACGTCAACGCCGCAACCGGCGGCGTGCTCAGCAAGTACGACAACCTCGCGAGCGCCCGAGGCGTGGCGCGCGTCTTCGATCCCAATCCCGTCGTCGCACTTGGCGATTGGAAGACGCTGCTCTCACCCACGGGCCGGCCGCGCCGCCCGCCGGACAGGGCGTACACGAAGGTGGCGCTCGAAGGCTTGGGCAGCGGTGACCGGCTTGATGGATGGCGTGTCACCACCTCCCCCACGCCCAACCGAGTGCGCCGGGCGGACCACCGGTTCCTGTTCGACTCGGTCGAACCGGGCTTTCTCGAGGTCATGGCGTATTTTCACGTCAACCGCGGCATCCGGTACCTCGAGTCCCTCGGGTATCGCGGGCAGCGCGCGATCTTCAGAGCGCCCTTTCCGGTAAACGCCAGTGGCACACGCGAGGACAATTCGTGGTTCAGCCCCGGGCTCAAGTCGCTGACCTTCGGGACGGGCGGCGTCGATGATGCCGAGGACGCCGAGATCATCCTCCACGAGTTCGGCCATGCGCTGCAGGACGCGATTTGTTCGGACTTCGGGCAGTCAACGCAGGCTGCCGCCATGGGCGAGGGATTCGGCGACTACTTGGCAGCCAGCTTCTTCGCCGCCATGAAGCCCGCGGCCCTACGGCCACTGCTCATGAGCTGGGACTCGATCGCCGACACGGACCAGCGGCCGCCGTACCTGCGCCGCGTCGACCTACCCCTCACCTTCGAGAGCTTCGATCATGGCCTAGACGCCGACGAGCATGACAACGGCAGGATCTGGTCGGCGACGCTGTGGGATATCTTGACCGCGGTCGGGCGCGACGTCGCCGACCGCATCATCATCGACAGCCACTTCCAGCTGGACGGCTTCACCACCTTCGCGCGTGGCGCGCGCGCCGTACTCGATGCGGACCGGAATCTGTTTCGCCGCCGGCACGTGGCGCGGCTGCGGACGATCTTCCAGGGCCGCGGGATAGGACCCGTGGCGTAG
- a CDS encoding NAD(P)/FAD-dependent oxidoreductase, giving the protein MKIVIVGAGFAGLQCAQRLSGKPVDVLLIDRNNYHLFTPLLYQVASSLLNPSDIAYPVRTVFRGSPNVRFRVAQVTGVVFDAKVVETADGDRLPYDYLVMATGSATNFFGMRSVERAAHGLKDLPEAVALRTHVIRAFEGATRETDQAAVRAWLTFVVVGGGPTGVEYAGALSELIHRVLVRDYAELDLRAVRVILLEALDRVLPAFLPALSKDACKRLERLGVEIRLGARLLDVTDGRITLSSGETLAAQTLVWAAGVKPSELDTALDVRRTRSQRIAVDSCLRIPDCPGAFAIGDVAGATQDGRELAMMSPQAMQEGRYVADAIVRLERKQPLRPFRYHNKGIMATIGRHAAVAQVGPLSFKGPIGWFVWLFVHLYFIIGYRNRLVVLISWAWNYVFYDRPIRLITRGKDGTEGE; this is encoded by the coding sequence ATGAAGATCGTCATCGTCGGCGCCGGGTTCGCCGGCCTGCAGTGCGCGCAGCGCCTCTCCGGCAAGCCGGTCGACGTGCTGCTGATCGATCGCAACAACTACCATCTGTTCACGCCGCTGCTCTACCAGGTCGCCAGCTCCCTGCTCAACCCGAGCGACATCGCCTACCCGGTGCGGACCGTCTTTCGCGGCTCACCCAACGTTCGCTTTCGCGTGGCCCAGGTGACCGGCGTGGTTTTCGACGCGAAGGTCGTGGAGACGGCCGACGGCGACCGGCTTCCGTACGACTACCTGGTGATGGCGACGGGGAGCGCCACCAACTTTTTCGGGATGCGCTCCGTCGAGCGGGCGGCGCACGGTCTCAAGGATCTCCCCGAGGCGGTAGCGCTCCGGACCCACGTCATCCGCGCCTTCGAAGGCGCGACCCGCGAGACGGACCAGGCGGCCGTGCGAGCGTGGCTCACGTTCGTGGTGGTGGGCGGCGGGCCGACGGGCGTGGAGTACGCCGGCGCGCTCTCCGAGCTGATCCACCGCGTGCTGGTCCGGGACTACGCAGAGCTCGATCTCCGCGCCGTGCGCGTCATCCTGCTCGAGGCGCTCGATCGCGTGCTGCCGGCCTTTCTCCCGGCCCTCTCCAAGGACGCGTGCAAGCGGCTCGAGCGGCTCGGCGTCGAAATCCGGCTCGGCGCCCGGCTGCTCGACGTGACGGACGGGCGGATCACACTCTCGAGCGGCGAGACTCTCGCCGCGCAGACCCTCGTGTGGGCGGCGGGCGTCAAGCCCTCCGAGCTCGACACGGCGCTCGACGTCCGGCGCACCCGGTCTCAGCGGATCGCGGTGGACTCGTGCCTCCGGATCCCGGATTGCCCTGGAGCCTTCGCGATCGGGGACGTGGCGGGCGCCACCCAGGATGGCAGGGAGCTCGCGATGATGTCGCCGCAGGCGATGCAGGAGGGGCGCTACGTCGCCGATGCGATCGTCCGGCTCGAGAGGAAGCAGCCGCTACGGCCGTTCCGCTATCACAACAAGGGCATCATGGCCACGATCGGCCGCCACGCCGCGGTCGCCCAGGTGGGCCCGCTCTCGTTCAAGGGGCCCATCGGCTGGTTCGTGTGGCTCTTCGTGCACCTCTACTTCATCATCGGTTACCGGAACCGCCTGGTGGTGCTGATCTCGTGGGCGTGGAACTACGTCTTCTACGATCGCCCCATCCGGCTGATCACGCGCGGAAAGGACGGGACAGAAGGGGAATGA